A genome region from Arachis duranensis cultivar V14167 chromosome 6, aradu.V14167.gnm2.J7QH, whole genome shotgun sequence includes the following:
- the LOC107493102 gene encoding B-box zinc finger protein 20 yields the protein MKIQCDVCSKDEASVFCTADEAALCNGCDHRVHHANKLASKHQRFSLLRLSTKQNFPLCDVCKERRAYVFCQQDRAILCKDCDIPIHSANEHTKKHTRFLVTGVKLSDSAKLYSAATTPPPPPLIGSNSSSDSNSKASQIPKSLVSEPTSSAASTGLPPIKGGSLVGVAEEDASTSTRSISEYLIETIPGWQVEDFLDSSTVPFGFSKGGDEMFSVFDGEIDGNMYAFSTMEKMGMWVPQAPPPPPPPLVYPSQFCEAKDVTNNNIKGSISRSRLGDDNFIVPQISLQSNNTKRPRYLW from the exons ATGAAGATCCAGTGCGACGTGTGTAGCAAGGACGAGGCATCGGTGTTCTGCACCGCCGATGAAGCCGCCCTATGCAACGGCTGCGACCACCGTGTCCACCATGCCAACAAGCTCGCATCCAAACACCAACGCTTCTCTCTTCTCCGTCTCTCCACAAAGCAAAACTTCCCTCTCTGTGATGTTTGCAAG GAGAGAAGGGCCTATGTGTTCTGCCAGCAAGATAGAGCGATTCTATGCAAAGATTGTGATATTCCAATTCATTCTGCAAATGAACACACAAAGAAGCATACTAGATTCCTTGTCACCGGTGTTAAACTCTCGGATTCTGCTAAACTCTATTCAGCCGCCActactcctcctcctcctcctttgatTGGAAGTAATAGTAGTAGTGACTCTAATTCCAAAGCTTCTCAGATTCCAAAATCTTTGGTATCTGAGCCGACTTCTTCAGCAGCATCAACGGGGCTTCCCCCAATTAAGGGAGGAAGCTTGGTTGGTGTTGCCGAAGAAGACGCTTCCACGAGTACTCGCAGCATATCTGAGTACTTGATAGAGACTATACCTGGCTGGCAAGTTGAAGACTTTCTTGATTCATCAACTGTTCCCTTTGGTTTCTCTAAG GGTGGTGATGAGATGTTTTCAGTGTTTGACGGTGAAATTGATGGAAATATGTATGCATTTTCAACAATGGAGAAGATGGGGATGTGGGTTCCTCAAGcaccgccaccaccaccaccacctcttGTATATCCTTCACAATTTTGTGAGGCAAAAGATGTcaccaacaacaacatcaaaGGTAGCATCAGCAGATCAAGGTTGGGGGATGATAATTTCATTGTCCCTCAGATTAGTCTTCAATCCAACAACACCAAGAGACCAAGATATCTATGGTAG